In Candidatus Defluviibacterium haderslevense, the following are encoded in one genomic region:
- a CDS encoding UbiD family decarboxylase has product MSYKNLKSCIDDLESKGMLLRISQEVDPNLEMAEIHRRIYQKKGPAILFERVKDSPFKACSNLFGTNERCEYIFRDALKKMEHLIQLKIDPTQFFKSPFKSLRSVPYILKALPKTSFLRNPVISNECQISQLPQIISWPKDGGAFITLPQVISFPPNSQKLSEANVGMYRIQLSGNDYLQNEEIGLHYQLHRGIGIHHTAYLNSDEPFKISIGVGGPPAYTLASIFPLPEGLSEILFSGLLGNRSYKYSWKNGFFIPSEVDFCITGIVNKQQLKSEGPFGDHLGYYSLAHDFPVMNVQNVYHKSDAIWHFTAVGRPPQEDSGFGYLIHKMVHEITKAEFPGIKEIHAVDAAGVHPLLLAIGSERYMPFRDRKPEEILTLANHILGKGQTSLAKYLFIATEEPDRPLSTHQISDFLDYCLRRVDWRFDLHFYTNTTMDTLDYSGGTWNAGSKLVVACNRNVQRELSSDFSVFSEVNTLIKKIKLVQPGILALEMKSFVDSRSAKTEIDQLISQIENLDLKKFPLLVIVDDAQFTTADLNNFLWVTFTRSNPSHDTYGINSFTEYKHWGCRGSLIIDARIKPHHAPTLECDPQINSKVDALFNTVSELKRFR; this is encoded by the coding sequence ATGTCCTATAAAAATCTTAAATCTTGTATTGATGACTTAGAATCCAAAGGAATGCTTCTTAGAATTTCTCAAGAAGTGGATCCTAATCTTGAAATGGCAGAAATTCATAGAAGGATATATCAAAAAAAGGGTCCTGCAATTTTATTTGAAAGAGTTAAGGACAGTCCATTTAAAGCTTGTTCTAATCTTTTTGGAACTAATGAACGATGCGAGTATATTTTTAGAGATGCTTTAAAAAAAATGGAACATCTCATTCAATTAAAAATAGACCCTACTCAATTTTTTAAATCACCATTTAAATCACTTCGTAGTGTTCCATACATTCTAAAAGCCTTACCAAAAACTTCCTTTCTGCGAAATCCAGTTATTTCTAATGAATGCCAAATATCTCAATTACCTCAAATCATTTCCTGGCCTAAAGATGGTGGCGCTTTTATTACTTTACCACAAGTCATTAGTTTTCCTCCCAATTCTCAAAAACTATCCGAAGCCAATGTAGGCATGTATAGAATACAATTGTCCGGAAACGATTATCTCCAAAATGAAGAAATAGGCTTACATTATCAATTGCATCGTGGCATTGGCATACATCATACTGCGTATTTAAATAGTGATGAACCTTTTAAAATTAGTATTGGTGTAGGTGGACCGCCCGCATATACTTTAGCATCTATATTCCCACTTCCTGAAGGTCTCAGCGAAATATTATTTTCAGGATTATTAGGAAATCGTTCCTACAAATATTCATGGAAAAATGGCTTTTTCATTCCAAGCGAAGTTGATTTTTGTATAACAGGAATTGTAAACAAACAACAATTAAAATCTGAAGGCCCATTCGGAGATCATCTGGGGTATTATAGTCTGGCACATGACTTTCCAGTGATGAATGTTCAAAACGTTTACCACAAATCTGATGCCATCTGGCATTTTACTGCAGTAGGACGACCACCTCAAGAAGATTCAGGTTTCGGATATTTGATTCATAAAATGGTTCATGAAATAACGAAAGCAGAGTTTCCTGGCATTAAAGAAATTCATGCTGTTGATGCAGCTGGGGTTCATCCCCTATTATTAGCTATTGGATCTGAACGCTATATGCCGTTTAGAGATCGAAAACCTGAAGAAATTCTAACCCTCGCAAACCATATTTTAGGCAAAGGTCAAACTTCTCTAGCCAAGTATTTATTTATCGCTACTGAAGAACCAGATAGACCATTATCCACTCATCAAATCAGTGATTTTCTGGATTATTGTTTGCGGCGTGTGGATTGGCGTTTTGATCTACATTTTTATACCAACACCACAATGGATACTTTGGATTATTCAGGTGGAACCTGGAATGCAGGTTCGAAGCTTGTTGTTGCCTGCAATCGAAATGTTCAAAGAGAATTAAGTTCTGATTTTTCTGTATTTAGTGAAGTAAATACATTAATCAAAAAAATAAAATTGGTTCAACCTGGAATACTTGCATTAGAAATGAAATCATTTGTGGATTCTCGTTCTGCAAAAACCGAAATAGATCAATTAATCTCACAGATTGAAAACCTGGATTTAAAAAAATTTCCACTTCTTGTGATAGTAGATGATGCGCAATTTACTACTGCTGATTTAAATAATTTCTTGTGGGTAACTTTTACACGCAGCAATCCTTCGCATGATACTTATGGTATAAACTCATTTACAGAATATAAACATTGGGGATGTCGTGGATCCCTAATTATAGATGCCAGAATAAAACCTCATCACGCCCCCACCCTGGAATGTGATCCTCAAATAAATTCTAAAGTTGATGCATTATTTAATACCGTTTCGGAATTAAAAAGGTTTAGATAA
- the folK gene encoding 2-amino-4-hydroxy-6-hydroxymethyldihydropteridine diphosphokinase, with translation MAQETIYLLIGSNLGDKHKNLDLALLQIDQKIGKILRKSSRYETEPWGNTDQDSFINQAVAITSNLEPNTMLEQLKGIEKQLGRTDSIINGPRLIDIDILMWGGKTIKNSHLEIPHPRLHLRNFALIPLMEIASDKIHPLFKKTIEELYDESQDPLDVFIIDED, from the coding sequence ATGGCTCAGGAAACTATATATTTACTTATTGGCTCAAATCTAGGTGACAAGCATAAAAATTTAGATTTAGCATTATTACAGATAGACCAGAAGATTGGTAAAATATTGCGAAAATCATCCCGCTATGAGACCGAACCATGGGGAAATACTGATCAAGATTCATTCATCAATCAAGCCGTTGCCATCACAAGTAACCTGGAGCCTAATACGATGCTCGAACAATTAAAGGGAATTGAAAAGCAATTGGGACGTACAGATAGCATTATCAATGGTCCTCGACTGATCGATATAGACATATTAATGTGGGGAGGAAAAACAATAAAAAATTCACATCTCGAAATACCTCATCCTCGACTTCATTTGCGTAATTTCGCCCTTATTCCACTCATGGAAATAGCAAGCGACAAAATACATCCCCTATTTAAGAAAACCATTGAAGAATTATATGACGAAAGTCAAGACCCATTAGACGTATTCATTATCGATGAAGATTAA
- a CDS encoding urocanate hydratase, with the protein MTREITFQEQIKNGIPNEFPPLPNYDTLVPHAPKRNLKGVLNHEEIKLAIKNALRYFPHHWHEELASEFLDELNKFGRIYMYRFRPTYAMHARPISEYPVQTNQAAAIMLMIQNNLDPLVAKYPHELITYGGNGAVFQNWAQYLICMQYLSEMTEDQTLVLYSGHAMGLFPSHKNAPRVVITNGMMIPNNSKKSDWNKYNALGVTQYGQMTAGSFMYIGPQGIVHGTTITLLNAMRRLQSKIGDQHGNLFITSGLGGMSGAQAIAAVITGICCIIAEVDPDAINQRIQDGYILKEHVFTDLEQLFKVALSYPISDTGICYVYYGNIIEVWEYAAEKNIKIALGSDQTSLHNIDDLGYCPVGYTFEEAKSLMIADKIKFISEVQHSLRRHVRAINFLSQQGMYFWDYGNAFLKEASLAGADVWLDDQKETFKYPSYVEDIMGPLCFDYGFGPFRWVCTSGNLDDLQKSDHIAASVIKQLILKSEGNTKAQYEDNLKWIQTAESNLPIVGSKSRILYADTTGRIEIAKAFNESIKSGQISAPIVLGRDHHDVSGTDSPYRETSNIYDGSKFTADMAIQNVIGDSFRGATWVSIHNGGGVGWGDVINGGFGMVIDGSSQSETNIQEMLYWDVMNGIARRAWARNEGALKTAEKAMATCPELKITMPTIVDEKILEKIIFSMDY; encoded by the coding sequence ATGACAAGAGAAATAACTTTTCAAGAACAGATCAAAAACGGGATTCCTAATGAATTTCCTCCATTACCTAACTACGATACCCTCGTACCACACGCTCCTAAACGCAACTTAAAGGGTGTACTCAACCATGAAGAAATAAAGCTTGCTATTAAAAATGCATTGCGCTATTTTCCTCATCATTGGCATGAAGAACTTGCATCAGAATTTTTAGACGAGTTGAATAAGTTTGGAAGGATCTATATGTACAGATTTAGACCAACATATGCTATGCATGCCAGACCCATTTCTGAATATCCTGTTCAAACAAATCAGGCAGCAGCAATAATGCTCATGATTCAAAATAATCTAGATCCTTTAGTTGCTAAGTATCCACATGAATTGATCACCTACGGAGGAAATGGTGCTGTGTTCCAAAATTGGGCTCAATATCTGATTTGTATGCAATATTTATCAGAGATGACTGAAGATCAAACCTTGGTTTTATATTCAGGACATGCAATGGGTCTTTTCCCATCTCATAAGAATGCTCCCAGAGTTGTCATCACAAATGGAATGATGATTCCAAATAATAGCAAAAAATCAGATTGGAACAAATACAATGCATTAGGTGTAACCCAATATGGTCAGATGACTGCTGGCTCGTTTATGTACATTGGCCCTCAAGGAATTGTGCATGGCACTACAATTACTTTACTCAATGCCATGCGAAGACTACAGTCAAAAATAGGTGATCAGCATGGAAACCTATTTATTACTTCCGGACTAGGTGGCATGTCAGGGGCACAGGCTATTGCCGCTGTGATCACTGGAATTTGTTGCATAATAGCGGAAGTAGATCCAGATGCCATTAATCAAAGAATTCAGGACGGATATATCTTAAAAGAACATGTCTTTACCGATTTGGAACAGCTCTTTAAAGTTGCTCTTTCCTACCCAATAAGTGACACTGGAATCTGTTATGTTTATTATGGTAATATCATTGAAGTCTGGGAATATGCCGCAGAAAAAAATATAAAAATTGCATTGGGATCAGATCAGACTTCGCTGCATAACATTGATGATTTAGGATACTGTCCTGTTGGTTATACTTTTGAAGAAGCTAAATCATTAATGATTGCTGATAAAATAAAATTTATTAGCGAAGTTCAACATTCATTACGAAGGCATGTAAGGGCGATCAATTTTCTTTCACAACAAGGGATGTATTTCTGGGATTACGGCAATGCTTTTTTAAAAGAAGCTTCTTTGGCTGGTGCCGACGTATGGCTTGATGATCAGAAAGAAACATTTAAGTATCCATCATACGTAGAAGATATTATGGGGCCATTATGTTTTGATTACGGATTTGGACCTTTTAGATGGGTCTGTACGTCAGGTAATTTGGACGATTTGCAGAAATCAGACCATATTGCAGCAAGTGTAATAAAACAATTAATACTCAAATCAGAAGGAAACACAAAAGCTCAATATGAAGACAATCTTAAATGGATTCAAACTGCAGAATCAAATCTTCCCATTGTAGGCAGCAAATCAAGAATCCTATACGCTGACACTACAGGTAGAATTGAAATTGCAAAAGCATTTAACGAATCCATAAAAAGTGGTCAAATTTCTGCCCCCATAGTGTTGGGTCGGGATCACCATGATGTCTCGGGTACCGATTCCCCTTATCGGGAAACATCCAATATATATGATGGCTCTAAATTTACTGCAGATATGGCTATACAGAATGTCATTGGTGACAGTTTTAGAGGCGCTACATGGGTGTCTATCCATAATGGCGGTGGAGTTGGTTGGGGGGATGTCATAAATGGTGGGTTTGGCATGGTCATTGATGGATCTAGCCAATCAGAAACGAATATTCAAGAAATGCTCTATTGGGATGTTATGAATGGGATAGCAAGAAGAGCATGGGCAAGGAACGAAGGAGCTTTAAAAACAGCAGAAAAAGCTATGGCTACGTGCCCTGAATTAAAAATAACGATGCCCACAATAGTGGATGAAAAAATATTAGAAAAAATAATTTTTTCTATGGATTATTAA
- a CDS encoding CBS domain-containing protein, with product MNERVASIMTRELITVNQDDSLQKVKDILINNRIHHVPVVDGKKLVGLVTTYDLFKLNVEHKDYPNTRVGNVMTKRIATVESNFHIGTAAEVFMEHLFHAIPVVDNGELVGIVTSFDILKYEYHKEYPRG from the coding sequence ATGAATGAAAGGGTCGCCTCAATCATGACGAGGGAATTAATCACTGTTAATCAGGATGATAGCTTGCAAAAGGTAAAAGACATTCTGATCAATAACAGAATACACCACGTACCTGTTGTGGATGGAAAAAAATTAGTCGGATTAGTTACGACATATGATCTTTTTAAACTTAATGTAGAGCACAAGGATTATCCTAATACAAGAGTTGGTAATGTAATGACCAAAAGAATAGCCACTGTAGAATCAAATTTTCATATTGGAACGGCTGCTGAAGTATTTATGGAACATTTATTTCATGCAATTCCTGTGGTGGACAACGGAGAACTAGTTGGTATTGTAACAAGTTTTGATATATTGAAGTACGAATATCACAAAGAATACCCAAGAGGCTAA
- a CDS encoding deoxynucleoside kinase — protein sequence MKIKIPYKYICVEGNIGAGKTSLCEMLANDFSCNLILEEFAENPFLEYFYKDPARYAFTVELFFLTERQKQLQATVTQNELFSDFSLADYSLIKSMLFARQNLQAEEFKLFQKIFNTLSQQIPRPDLILYLHRPIDNLKQHITDRGRSYEMNMDVNYLEAVQNSYFDFFKTQTIIPVLVLDAEHLDFINNPRHYEEIKRILTQKFQPGLHHQRILF from the coding sequence ATGAAGATTAAAATACCATATAAATATATCTGTGTTGAAGGTAATATAGGAGCCGGCAAAACAAGTTTATGCGAAATGCTTGCTAATGATTTTTCCTGTAATTTGATACTTGAAGAATTTGCTGAAAATCCATTTTTGGAATACTTCTATAAGGATCCAGCCAGATATGCATTTACCGTTGAATTGTTTTTTTTGACTGAAAGGCAGAAACAATTGCAAGCTACAGTGACCCAAAATGAATTATTTAGTGACTTCTCCCTGGCTGATTACTCATTAATCAAAAGCATGTTGTTTGCCAGACAAAATCTACAAGCTGAAGAATTCAAACTGTTCCAAAAAATATTTAATACACTAAGTCAACAAATCCCCAGACCAGATTTAATTTTATATTTACACAGACCCATTGACAATTTAAAGCAACATATAACGGATAGAGGGCGTTCATATGAGATGAATATGGATGTTAATTACCTGGAAGCAGTCCAGAATAGTTATTTTGATTTTTTCAAAACCCAAACCATTATTCCTGTGTTAGTACTTGATGCTGAACATTTGGATTTCATCAATAATCCAAGGCATTATGAAGAAATCAAAAGAATCTTAACTCAAAAATTCCAACCTGGATTACATCATCAACGCATATTATTCTAA
- a CDS encoding SDR family NAD(P)-dependent oxidoreductase yields the protein MVKTILITGATSGIGKATARHFASTQLYQLILCGRRMDRLTQLKQELEDQYHIPILLLNFDIRQFEACSQAIASIPSPFDNIDILINNAGLALGLDSIQDGNITHWDTMIDTNVKGLLYMTKLISKKMVKSQSGHIINICSTAGKEVYPKGNVYCATKFAVDTLTKAIRQDLYTHNIRVSQVSPGHVEETEFAINRFEGDKNKAAIYNDFIPLKAADVAASIYFIASQPAHINIQDIVMMSTQQGSATLVNRNGRNGQ from the coding sequence ATCGTGAAAACCATTCTAATTACCGGTGCAACATCAGGAATAGGAAAAGCCACTGCAAGACACTTTGCTTCGACACAATTATATCAACTGATATTATGTGGTAGAAGAATGGACCGATTAACGCAACTTAAACAAGAGTTGGAAGATCAATATCATATCCCAATATTGTTATTAAATTTTGATATCAGACAATTTGAAGCTTGTTCACAAGCCATAGCATCCATACCCAGTCCTTTTGATAACATCGATATCCTCATTAACAATGCCGGATTAGCTTTGGGTTTAGATTCAATACAGGATGGAAACATTACGCATTGGGATACGATGATTGACACCAATGTAAAAGGGCTTTTGTATATGACCAAATTGATTTCAAAAAAAATGGTCAAATCTCAATCAGGACATATTATAAATATTTGTTCCACAGCTGGTAAAGAAGTTTATCCCAAAGGGAATGTTTACTGTGCAACGAAATTTGCTGTAGACACGCTAACTAAAGCTATCAGACAAGATTTATATACCCATAATATTAGAGTTAGTCAGGTTAGTCCGGGACATGTAGAAGAAACTGAATTTGCTATAAATCGATTCGAAGGAGATAAAAACAAAGCTGCCATTTACAATGACTTTATTCCATTAAAAGCTGCCGACGTTGCTGCAAGCATTTATTTCATTGCAAGCCAACCTGCACATATTAACATTCAAGATATCGTTATGATGTCGACTCAACAAGGCTCTGCAACACTGGTTAACCGAAACGGAAGAAACGGTCAATAA
- a CDS encoding M28 family peptidase, which produces MKKYILFFFAPICWSNIIAQNQLPELNQCLVIKSGDGLEVQYDVSDTDNAQLEIKCKVFSNSTTNKYAEIPIQMITGDIGFPVSIGNNKKLTIHFVDPNVLPSEIIVHLTASDREILNIADILNQVNVQRIDSTLNVLQGKRNVTTDPIFLNKSRDYIKSQSKAYLQTNELAFSTPQYSCINFEATKWGYQNPEQIHIVDAHYDTYNQAPGADDNGSGVVGVLEILRILSTYECKRSIRYLFFDLEEAGLIGSNIYLNNQIGKSDIIKSVINFEMIGYYTEKPNTQDLPAGFNLLFPDAYNEVINNQRRGDFITNVGNTNSSSLIASFKNAAQTHVNSLKVISLEVPGTGTIVPDLRRSDHANFWDKNIPALMITDGANFRNKNYHTVRDSIQYLDLNFMSAVIKASIATLIDLAGAEHATSIDLTYQNPNSNQAPKNESPKIKLFQKVLSIQNIRESNHLNWNIYNTEGHLIKDNHSGNDPVHIDLNHIPPGVYYLYINQDGAINTFKFIITP; this is translated from the coding sequence ATGAAAAAGTATATTTTATTTTTCTTTGCACCGATCTGTTGGTCGAATATTATCGCACAAAATCAATTACCAGAATTAAACCAATGTCTGGTTATAAAATCCGGAGATGGATTGGAAGTTCAATATGATGTTTCAGACACTGACAATGCTCAATTAGAGATTAAGTGCAAGGTGTTCTCAAACTCGACCACCAATAAATATGCTGAGATTCCCATCCAAATGATCACAGGGGACATTGGATTTCCAGTTTCAATAGGAAACAATAAAAAATTAACGATACATTTTGTAGATCCGAATGTATTGCCAAGTGAAATCATAGTCCACTTAACTGCATCCGATCGCGAGATTTTAAATATAGCCGATATATTAAACCAAGTCAATGTACAGAGAATAGATAGCACATTGAATGTGCTACAAGGAAAAAGAAATGTTACAACAGACCCCATTTTTTTAAATAAATCCAGAGACTATATTAAATCACAATCTAAAGCTTATTTACAAACCAATGAACTGGCATTCTCTACTCCACAATATTCTTGCATCAATTTTGAAGCAACAAAGTGGGGTTACCAAAACCCTGAACAAATTCATATTGTGGATGCTCATTATGATACCTATAATCAAGCACCAGGAGCTGATGATAATGGTTCAGGTGTCGTCGGGGTATTAGAAATTTTGAGAATACTTTCAACCTATGAATGTAAAAGAAGTATCCGCTATTTGTTTTTTGATCTTGAAGAAGCCGGACTCATTGGTTCCAATATTTATCTGAATAACCAAATTGGAAAATCAGATATTATTAAATCAGTTATTAATTTTGAAATGATAGGATATTATACCGAAAAACCGAATACTCAAGATTTGCCTGCAGGATTTAATCTATTATTTCCAGATGCTTACAATGAAGTCATTAACAATCAACGGAGAGGTGATTTTATTACCAATGTTGGAAATACGAATTCCAGTAGTCTGATTGCAAGTTTTAAAAATGCTGCTCAAACGCATGTTAATTCCCTAAAAGTAATTTCCCTGGAAGTACCAGGCACAGGAACCATCGTCCCTGATTTAAGACGCAGTGATCATGCTAATTTTTGGGATAAGAATATTCCGGCTTTAATGATTACGGACGGGGCCAATTTTAGAAATAAGAATTACCATACCGTAAGGGATTCAATCCAATACCTTGACCTAAACTTTATGTCAGCAGTGATTAAAGCTAGTATTGCTACTTTGATTGATTTGGCTGGTGCAGAACACGCTACTTCCATTGATTTAACCTATCAAAATCCCAATTCAAACCAAGCACCAAAAAATGAAAGTCCAAAAATTAAGCTATTTCAAAAAGTATTATCCATTCAAAACATTCGGGAATCGAATCATTTAAACTGGAACATTTATAATACTGAAGGGCATCTTATTAAGGACAATCATTCGGGAAATGATCCTGTTCATATTGATTTAAATCATATCCCACCGGGTGTTTACTATTTGTATATCAATCAGGATGGTGCCATCAACACTTTCAAATTCATCATTACTCCTTAA
- a CDS encoding TlpA family protein disulfide reductase, with the protein MFLIWIHIIISSCISVPQQNHTIAPGVWRGTIILEDARESFVTRGIDEVITRDPYPESKKRIVPFTFELTMVNEHQFYIEVINGQNKIKFDQIEFGHDIKTGNDTFVIHLTPYDAVLKGIYEHNRMDGHFIVNDKINYSIPFSAKFGHNYRFEKLPVKTNIDISGQWQTVFAKDSSDQYNAIGEFVQHGNIVEGTFRTETGDYGYLAGELSDHKLSLSIFDGAHAFLFEGMVDNDQINGHFYSGKHYKTTFTSKKTNQAQLVNADSLTQAKANVPFIFSFPNTKNELISNTDPNYKNKIKLIQITGTWCPNCRDESHFIVDYLTKNPDPEIAVICLAFERKSTQTLINQRLDHYKKNMNIPYEILHAGVANIDSASAALPQLNGIKSFPTLLFLDRNNVIYKIHTGFDGPATSQYTSFVEDFKMTIQQLKNKKS; encoded by the coding sequence ATGTTCCTAATTTGGATTCATATTATTATATCTTCTTGTATAAGTGTTCCTCAACAAAACCACACCATTGCTCCCGGGGTTTGGCGTGGCACGATTATTCTTGAAGATGCCAGAGAATCTTTTGTAACTAGAGGAATAGATGAAGTAATAACCAGAGATCCCTATCCGGAATCTAAAAAAAGGATAGTTCCATTTACTTTTGAATTAACTATGGTTAATGAACATCAATTTTATATAGAAGTCATCAATGGACAGAATAAAATAAAATTTGATCAGATTGAATTTGGGCACGATATTAAAACAGGGAATGATACTTTTGTTATCCATTTGACGCCATACGATGCTGTCTTAAAAGGTATTTATGAACACAATAGAATGGATGGGCATTTTATCGTTAATGACAAAATAAATTATTCGATTCCATTTAGTGCCAAATTCGGACACAATTATAGATTTGAAAAACTTCCGGTTAAAACCAATATTGATATATCGGGTCAATGGCAAACCGTTTTTGCTAAAGATTCCAGTGATCAGTACAATGCAATCGGCGAATTCGTTCAACATGGAAATATAGTCGAAGGAACTTTTAGGACAGAGACAGGAGATTATGGATATTTAGCAGGTGAATTGAGCGATCATAAATTATCGCTTTCGATTTTTGATGGAGCACATGCTTTTTTGTTTGAAGGCATGGTAGATAATGATCAAATAAACGGTCATTTTTATTCAGGAAAACACTATAAAACAACATTTACATCTAAAAAAACAAATCAAGCTCAACTTGTAAATGCCGATAGTCTAACTCAAGCCAAAGCAAATGTTCCATTTATTTTTAGCTTTCCAAATACTAAAAACGAACTGATCAGTAATACTGATCCAAATTATAAAAATAAAATTAAATTAATTCAAATCACAGGCACGTGGTGTCCCAACTGTAGAGATGAAAGCCATTTTATTGTTGATTATTTGACCAAAAATCCTGATCCGGAAATAGCTGTTATATGTTTAGCATTCGAACGTAAATCGACACAAACATTAATAAATCAAAGACTGGATCATTATAAAAAGAACATGAATATTCCGTATGAAATATTGCATGCCGGAGTTGCAAATATAGATTCTGCTTCTGCAGCTTTACCTCAATTAAATGGCATTAAGAGCTTCCCTACTTTACTATTTTTGGATCGAAACAATGTCATTTATAAAATTCATACCGGATTTGATGGACCTGCAACAAGCCAGTACACATCATTTGTTGAAGATTTTAAAATGACTATTCAACAATTAAAAAATAAAAAATCGTGA